A genome region from Triticum aestivum cultivar Chinese Spring chromosome 2B, IWGSC CS RefSeq v2.1, whole genome shotgun sequence includes the following:
- the LOC123044564 gene encoding cytochrome b6-f complex iron-sulfur subunit, chloroplastic-like, with protein sequence MASTALSTASNPTQLCRTRASSLCKPVKGLGFGRERVPRNITCMAGSISADRVPDMSKRELMNLLLLGAISLPTFGMLVPYGSFLVPAGSGSNAGGVAAKDKLGNDILVEDWLKTHGPNDRTLAQGLKGDPTYLVVESDKTLATYGINAVCTHLGCVVPWNAAENKFLCPCHGSQYNNQGKVVRGPAPLSLALVHADVDDGKVVFVPWVETDFRTGDNPWWK encoded by the exons ATGGCCTCCACCGCGCTCTCCACCGCCTCCAACCCTACCCAG CTCTGCCGGACCCGCGCAAGCTCGCTGTGCAAGCCCGTCAAGGGCCTGGGCTTCGGCCGGGAGCGCGTCCCGAGGAACATCACCTGCATGGCCGGCAGCATCTCCGCGGACCGCGTGCCGGACATGAGCAAGAGGGAGCTGATGAACCTGCTCCTGCTGGGCGCCATCTCGCTCCCCACCTTCGGCATGCTCGTCCCCTACGGCTCCTTCCTCGTCCCGGCCGGCTCCGGGAGCAACGCCGGAGGGGTCGCCGCCAAGGACAAGCTCGGCAACGACATCCTCGTCGAGGACTGGCTCAAGACGCACGGCCCCAACGACCGCACGCTCGCCCAGGGGCTCAAG GGTGATCCTACCTACCTTGTGGTGGAGTCCGACAAGACCCTCGCCACCTACGGGATCAACGCCGTGTGCACGCATCTTGGATGCGTCGTGCCGTGGAACGCCGCCGAGAACAAGTTCCTCTGCCCCTGCCATGGATCCCAGTACAACAACCAGGGCAAGGTTGTCCGTGGGCCTGCACCTCTG TCGCTGGCCCTTGTTCACGCCGACGTCGACGACGGCAAGGTCGTCTTCGTGCCGTGGGTGGAGACCGACTTCAGGACCGGCGACAACCCGTGGTGGAAATAA
- the LOC123044563 gene encoding uncharacterized protein — protein MTSSSSHHHDASSATSTPRAGAGSTASSNGNGNGSGNGGGAGYHHPPPPRAQAQPHGAACVRLMCSFGGRILPRPGDHRLRYVGGETRIVSVPRTTSHAVLFAALAKLAPALFVPGEPTPALRYQLPHDDLDALISVSSDDDVDNLMEELDRVHSLAATAIKPPRLRLFLFAASPDHSPAGAFGSVLSGVGDASSDQWFVDQLNAPPPGSIERGRSEASSIVSEVPDYLFGFDTTSEEPSPGAGAQPKSDAEVAQGDDDDDAPAPVLGAPLVPYVPESAPWPAPPPPYMAQPVFYVPVRPVHYLNAAGHGGYMPGPVYHIVGGGRNEGPGDLYSSEGVGGVYGVPRSMPPFRQVMYAPPPATEAYSVEGKPPEGESHSP, from the coding sequence ATGACGTCATCGTCGTCGCACCACCACGACGCCTCCTCGGCCACCTCCACCCCCCGCGCCGGGGCCGGCAGCACCGCCAGCAGCAACGGCAACGGCAACGGCAGCGGCAACGGCGGTGGCGCCGGCTACCACCACCCGCCTCCTCCGCGGGCGCAGGCGCAGCCGCACGGGGCCGCGTGCGTGCGCCTCATGTGCAGCTTCGGCGGCCGCATCCTGCCGCGCCCGGGCGACCACCGGCTCCGCTACGTCGGCGGCGAGACCCGCATCGTCTCCGTCCCGCGCACCACCTCCCACGCCGTCCTCTTCGCCGCGCTCGCCAAGCTCGCCCCCGCGCTCTTCGTCCCCGGAGAGCCCACCCCGGCGCTCAGGTACCAGCTCCCGCACGACGACCTCGACGCGCTCATCTCCGTCTCCTCCGACGACGACGTCGACAACCTCATGGAGGAGCTCGACCGCGTCCACagcctcgccgccaccgccatcAAGCCGCCCCGCCTGcgcctcttcctcttcgccgcctcgccggaccacTCCCCCGCGGGCGCGTTCGGCTCCGTGCTCTCCGGTGTCGGCGACGCCTCCTCCGACCAGTGGTTCGTCGACCAGCTCAACGCCCCCCCGCCGGGTTCCATCGAGCGCGGCCGATCCGAGGCCTCGTCGATCGTCTCGGAGGTCCCGGACTACCTCTTCGGCTTCGACACGACCTCCGAGGAGCCCAGCCCCGGCGCGGGTGCGCAGCCCAAGtctgacgcggaggtggcgcaaggcgacgacgacgacgacgcgccggctCCCGTGCTGGGCGCTCCTCTGGTGCCATACGTCCCGGAGAGCGCCCCGTGGCCGGCCCCGCCTCCACCGTACATGGCGCAGCCGGTGTTCTACGTGCCCGTGCGCCCGGTCCATTACCTCAACGCGGCTGGACACGGCGGCTACATGCCCGGGCCGGTTTACCACATTGTCGGTGGAGGGAGAAACGAAGGCCCGGGAGATCTCTACTCGTCTGAGGGCGTCGGTGGCGTCTACGGCGTCCCCCGCTCCATGCCGCCATTCCGTCAGGTGATGTACGCGCCGCCACCCGCCACGGAAGCCTACTCGGTGGAGGGGAAGCCGCCGGAAGGTGAGTCCCACTCTCCGTAG
- the LOC123044562 gene encoding protein-tyrosine-phosphatase PTP1, protein MLGLSKKKFEEININFIFVQRNNSAERPHDFPFLVNLTTATSPTSTPAPATASLSKRCREPAFAVTGNATSSRGGGGLREKARAVARLAGSGSRHTHADAQYSGGPVPVVAFDPFDIEADPPPLALTPEQIKLCKDALAHFERRSKQLDVLSDEFQRLQGMRTMHPEMMKMSSVARDAANREKNRYIDVLPFDDTRVRLKSSATSQISGNDYINASFVKATEDNNVARFISTQGPLVRTFEDFWEMVCENQCPVIVMLTQFDSVKCDEYLPLQNGQGTYGKYDVKIRKDTRDKHQLCLRAVEVQCNESGKVHSVLHIEYPDWPDHGVPANTDAVRQIQKRLHHIPREHPIVAHCSAGIGRTGAYITIHSSIERILLGDKSSYDLVETVKNFRSQRTGMVQTEQQYMFCYRAIADELKDLLRSSGH, encoded by the exons ATGCTGggtctttcaaaaaaaaaattcgaggaaataaatataaattTCATTTTTGTGCAAAGAAACAACTCTGCTGAACGACCACACGATTTTCCTTTCCTCGTCAACCTCACCACGGCAACGAGCCCGACCAGCACCCCCGCCCCCGCCACCGCGTCCCTCTCCAAGCGCTGCCGTGAGCCCGCCTTCGCAGTCACGGGGAACGCGACGAgctcccgcggcggcggcggcctccgcgAGAAGGCGAGGGCCGTCGCCCGCCTCGCCGGATCCGGCTCCCGCCATACGCATGCTGATGCTCAGTACTCCGGGGGTCCGGTCCCCGTGGTCGCGTTCGACCCCTTCGACATCGAGGCCGACCCTCCGCCGTTGGCGCTGACGCCCGAGCAGATCAAGCTATGCAAGGATGCGCTCGCGCATTTCGAGCGGAGGAGCAAGCAGCTGGATGTCTTGTCCGACGAGTTCCAACGGCTTCAG GGCATGAGAACAATGCATCCGGAGATGATGAAAATGTCCAGTGTAGCTCGTGATGCTGCCAATAGGGAGAAAAACCGCTATATTGATGTCTTACCAT TTGATGATACCAGGGTACGGCTAAAATCATCAGCAACCAGTCAAATTTCAGGCAATgattacatcaatgcaagctttgtaAAG GCTACTGAGGACAacaatgttgcaagatttatttccaCCCAAGGACCACTagtcaggacatttgaggatttTTGGGAAATGGTTTGTGAAAATCAGTGTCCTGTGATTGTTATGCTCACACAGTTCGACAGTGTTAAG TGTGATGAATATCTTCCATTGCAAAATGGTCAAGGGACATATGGAAAGTATGATGTTAAGATTAGGAAGGACACAAGAGATAAGCATCAATTATGTTTGCGTGCTGTGGAGGTGCAGTGCAATGAG TCAGGCAAGGTTCATTCTGTACTCCATATAGAGTATCCTGATTGGCCCGACCATGGCGTACCAGCAAACACTGATGCTGTGCGACAAATTCAAAAACGGTTACATCACATTCCGAGAGAACATCCTATAGTTGCACATTGCAG TGCTGGAATTGGGAGAACTGGTGCTTACATCACCATCCATAGTTCAATTGAGAGAATTCTCCTTGGAGACAAAAGCTCTTATGATCTTGTTGAAACTGTAAAAAACTTTAGGTCCCAGCGAACTGGAATGGTTCAAACTGAG CAACAATACATGTTCTGCTACCGTGCAATTGCGGATGAGCTGAAAGATCTGCTGAGGTCGTCAGGCCATTGA